One Peromyscus leucopus breed LL Stock chromosome 4, UCI_PerLeu_2.1, whole genome shotgun sequence genomic region harbors:
- the LOC114688267 gene encoding olfactory receptor 4F3/4F16/4F29-like: protein MDGGNHTVVSEFVFLGLTHSWEIQLLLLVFASVLYVLSMTGNILIVFSVTIDTHLHSPMYFLLACLSFIDLAACSVTSPKMVYDLFRKHKVISFGGCITQIFFIHVIGGVEMVLLLAMAFDRYVAICKPLHYMTIMSPRVCVLFLAASWGLGISHSLFQLAFIIDLPFCGPNVFNSFFCDLPKLLKLACTDTYKLQFMVTVNSGFICAGSFLLLLISYIFILFNVWKHSSGGSSKALSTLSAHITVVFLFFGPTLFVYTWPQPDSQIDKFLALFDAVLTPFLNPVIYTFRNKEMKSAIKRVFKTLLTLRNIS, encoded by the coding sequence ATGGATGGAGGGAACCACACAGTGGTGTCCGAATTTGTGTTTCTGGGGCTCACCCACTCCTGGGAGATTCAGCTCCTGCTCCTTGTGTTTGCCTCTGTGCTCTATGTGCTAAGCATGACTGGAAACATCCTCATTGTGTTCTCTGTGACCATTGACACTCACTTACACTCCCCCATGTACTTCCTTCTGGCATGTCTCTCCTTCATTGACTTGGCAGCCTGTTCTGTTACTTCCCCCAAGATGGTTTATGATTTGTTTAGAAAGCACAAAGTCATCTCTTTTGGAGGCTGTATTACTCAGATCTTCTTTATTCATGTCATTGGTGGTGTGGAGATGGTGCTGCTCTTGGCCATGGCCTTTGACAGGTATGTGGCCATATGTAAGCCTCTGCACTACATGACCATCATGAGCCCAcgagtgtgtgttttgtttctggcTGCGTCTTGGGGCCTAGGCATTAGCCACTCATTGTTCCAGCTGGCTTTTATTATTGACTTACCCTTCTGTGGCCCAAATGTATTTAACAGCTTTTTCTGTGACCTTCCTAAGCTTCTCAAATTGGCCTGTACAGACACCTACAAATTACAGTTCATGGTCACTGTCAATAGTGGTTTCATCTGTGCTGGCTCTTTCTTGTTGCTTCTCATTTCTTATATCTTCATCCTGTTCAATGTCTGGAAACATTCTTCAGGTGGTTCATCCAAAGCCCTCTCCACTCTCTCAGCTCACATCACTGTggtgtttttattctttggtcCCACACTGTTTGTTTATACATGGCCACAACCTGACTCCCAAATAGACAAATTTCTTGCTCTGTTTGATGCAGTCCTCACTCCGTTTCTAAATCCAGTCATCTACACATTCAGGAATAAAGAGATGAAGTCAGCAATAAAGAGAGTTTTCAAAACATTATTAACTCTCAGAAATATTTCATAG
- the LOC114688265 gene encoding olfactory receptor 4F3/4F16/4F29-like yields the protein MDGGNHTVVSEFVFLGLTHSWEIQLLLLVFASVLYVLSMTGNILIVFSVTIDTHLHSPMYFLLACLSFIDLAACSVTSPKMVYDLFRKHKVISFGGCITQIFFIHVIGGVEMVLLLAMAFDRYVAICKPLHYMTIMSPRVCVLFLAASWGLGISHSLFQLAFIIDLPFCGPNVFNSFYCDLPKLLKLACTDTYKLQFMVTINSGFICAGSFLLLLISYIFILFNVWKHSSGGSSKALSTLSAHITVVFLFFGPTLFVYTWPHPDSQIDTFLALFDAVLTPFLNPVIYTFRNKEMKAAIKRVFKTLLTFRNIS from the coding sequence ATGGATGGAGGGAACCACACAGTGGTGTCCGAATTTGTGTTTCTGGGGCTCACCCACTCCTGGGAGATTCAGCTCCTGCTCCTTGTGTTTGCCTCTGTGCTCTATGTGCTAAGCATGACTGGAAACATCCTCATTGTGTTCTCTGTGACCATTGACACTCACTTACACTCTCCCATGTACTTCCTTCTGGCATGTCTCTCCTTCATTGACTTGGCAGCCTGTTCTGTTACTTCCCCCAAGATGGTTTATGATTTGTTTAGAAAGCACAAAGTCATCTCTTTTGGAGGCTGTATCACTCAGATCTTCTTTATTCATGTCATTGGTGGTGTGGAGATGGTGCTGCTCTTGGCCATGGCCTTTGACAGGTATGTGGCCATATGTAAGCCTCTGCACTACATGACCATCATGAGCCCAcgagtgtgtgttttgtttctggcTGCGTCTTGGGGCCTAGGCATTAGCCACTCATTGTTCCAGCTGGCTTTTATTATTGACTTACCCTTCTGTGGCCCAAATGTATTTAACAGCTTTTACTGTGACCTTCCTAAACTTCTTAAATTGGCCTGTACAGACACCTACAAATTACAGTTCATGGTCACTATCAACAGTGGTTTCATCTGTGCTGGCTCTTTCTTGTTGCTTCTCATTTCTTATATCTTCATCCTGTTCAATGTCTGGAAACATTCTTCAGGTGGTTCATCCAAAGCCCTCTCCACTCTCTCAGCTCACATCACTGTGGTGTTTTTATTCTTCGGTCCCACACTGTTTGTTTATACATGGCCACACCCTGACTCACAAATAGACACATTTCTTGCTCTGTTTGATGCAGTTCTCACTCCGTTTCTAAATCCAGTCATCTACACATTCAGGAATAAAGAGATGAAGGCAGCAATAAAGAGAGTTTTCAAAACATTATTAACTTtcagaaatatttcataa